GAGATCTTCATCCCCGGCGGCGCCCTCTTCCGTGACCTGACGCGGCTCTCCGCCGCCGGGATCCCCACGGTGGCGGTCGTCTTCGGCAACTCGACGGCGGGCGGGGCGTATGTGCCCGGCATGTCCGACCACACCGTGATGATCAGGGAGCGGTCCAAGGTCTTCCTCGGCGGGCCGCCGCTCGTGAAGATGGCGACGGGCGAGGAGAGTGACGACGAATCGCTCGGCGGCGCGGAGATGCACGCCCGCCACTCGGGGCTCGCGGACCACTTCGCGGTGGACGAGCCGGACGCGATCCACCGGGCGCGCCGGATCGTGGCGCGCCTCAACCACCGCAAGGCGTACGCGGATCCGGACCCGGCGTCGGTCGAGCCTCCGAAGTACGACGAGGACGAACTGCTCGGCATCGTCCCCGGCGACCTCAAGATCCCCTTCGACCCGCGCGAGGTCGTGGCCCGGATCGTCGACGGCTCGGACTTCGACGAGTTCAAGCCGCTGTACGGGCCGAGTCTGGTGACCGGCTGGGCGACGCTGTACGGCTGCCCGGTGGGTGTACTGGCCAACGCGCAGGGCGTGTTGTTCAGCGCCGAGTCGCAGAAGGCCGCGCAGTTCATCCAGCTCGCCAACCAGCGCGACATCCCACTGGTCTTCCTGCACAACACCACCGGCTACATGGTCGGCAAGGAGTACGAGCAGGGCGGCATCATCAAGCACGGCGCGATGATGATCAACGCGGTCGCCAACTCGAAGGTCCCGCACCTGTCGGTCCTGATGGGCGCGTCGTACGGCGCCGGGCACTACGGCATGTGCGGCCGGGCCTACGACCCGCGGTTCCTGTTCGCGTGGCCGAGCGCCAAGTCCGCGGTGATGGGGCCGCAGCAACTGGCCGGCGTGCTGTCGATCGTGGCGAGCGGGTCGGCGGCGGCGAAGGGGAAGCCGTACGACGAGCATGGTGACGCGGCGCTGCGCGCCATGGTGGAGGCGCAGATCGAGTCGGAGTCGCTGCCGGCGTTCCTCTCCGGGCGGCTCTACGACGACGGCGTCATCGACCCGCGTGACACCCGCACGGTGCTCGGCCTGTGTCTGTCGGCGATCCGCACGGCGCCCGTCGAGGGCGTCCGGGGCGGCTTCGGCGTCTTCCGAATGTGAGGCCTACGTTGATATCGACTCTCCTTGTCGCGAACCGTGGCGAGATCGCCTGCCGCGTCTTCCGGACCTGCCGCGAGCGGGGCATCGGCACGGTCGCGGTCTTCTCGGACGCGGACGCCGACGCGCTGCACGTACGCGAGGCGGACGCGGCGGTACGGCTGCCGGGTGCCGCCCCCGCCGACACGTATCTGCGCGGCGACCTGATCGTGAAGGCGGCCCTCGCGGCGGGCGCGGACGCGGTGCACCCGGGCTACGGATTCCTCTCCGAGAACGCCGGGTTCGCGCGGGCGGTGCTCGACGCGGGACTGGTGTGGGTGGGGCCGCCGCCGGAGGCGATCGAGGCGATGGCGTCCAAGACCCGGGCGAAGGAGCTGATGGCGGCGGCGGGCGTGCCGCTCCTGGCACCGGTGGACCCGGCCTCGGCGACCGAGGCGGATCTGCCGCTGCTGATCAAGGCGGCGGCGGGCGGCGGCGGCCGGGGAATGCGGGTGGTCCGCTCGCTCGACACGCTCGCGGAGGAGTGGGAGGCGGCCCGCGCGGAGGCCCGCTCGGCGTTCGGCGACGGCGAGGTCTTCGCGGAGCCGTACGTGGAGCGCGGCCGCCACGTCGAGGTCCAGATCCTCGCCGACGCGTACGGCACGGTGTGGGCGCTGGGCACCCGCGACTGCTCCCTGCAACGGCGGCACCAGAAGGTGATCGAGGAGTGCCCGGCGCCGGGCCTGACGGCGGAGCTGCGCGCCACCCTGACGGACGCGGCGGTCGCGGCGGCGCGGGCGGTGGAGTACCGGGGCGCGGGCACGGTCGAGTTCCTGCTCACCCCGACAGGCCGCGCGTACTTCCTGGAGATGAACACCCGCCTCCAGGTCGAACACCCGGTGACTGAGGAGGTGTTCGGCGTGGACCTGGTGGCGCTCCAGCTCGCCCTGGCGGAGAGCGCGAAGCTCCCGCCCGAGCCACCTGCCCCGTACGGCCACGCGGTGGAGGCCCGCCTGTACGCGGAGGACCCGTCCCAGGACTGGGCCCCCCAGCCGGGCCGCGTCCACGAGTTGACGGTGCGGGGGGTGGGCGAGGGCGGCCCGTCGTACGGGCTGCGGGCGTACGGGCTGCGGGCCGCGTGGCCCGCGGGAGCGGCCGCGACGGGCCCGTTCGGCGCGGGCGGCGCGGGCGCGACGGGCCCGTTCGGCCGGGCCGAGACGGGCGTGGGGGCGGTCGATCCGGGTCGGATCGGCGCGCAGCCTCCGTGGCCTGCGGGAGCGGTCGGACCGGCTGACGCGAGTACACGGGCCGTCGATCCGGGTCGGATCGGCGTCGTGGGCGCGGTCGGGACGGGCCGCCCCGGTCCGGACGCCTTCGGCCCGAGCGCGACGGGCCCCGCCCCCGGCACCCGCGCCCCGGACGCCCCCGAACCCGCAATCGCCGGGCACCCACGCCTCCGCGTCGACACCGGGTACGGCCCCGGCGACAGCGTCGGCGTGCACTACGACTCCATGCTCGCCAAGGTGATCGCCTGGGCGCCCACCCGTGCCGAGGCCGTGCGGCGGCTGGCCGACGCGCTGCGGCGGGCCCGGGTGCACGGGCCGGTCACCAATCGCGAACTGCTCGTACGGTCCCTGCTGCACCCGGACTTCACCGGCGGGCTGCTCGACACCGGGTTCTACGAACGGCACCTCACCGCGCTCACCGGGCCGGTGGCCGACGGCGGCGGCCGGAGCGCCGCCGTTGCCGCCGCCCTCGCCGACGCCGTACGCCGGGGGCACCCCGTCGGCGGGTGGCGGAACCTCGCGTCGCAGCCGCAGACCAAGACGTACGGCGAGCACGAGGTGCGCTACCACCGCACCCGCGAAGGGTTCCGCGTCGAGGACGACGCCCTACGCGTCGTCGCCGTCGCCCCCCACCGCGTAAGCCTCGAAGTCGACGGCGTGCTGCGCCACTTCGACGTCGCCGACCACGGCGACCACGTCTACGTCGACAGCCCCGCCGGCTCCTACCGGCTCCGCGTCCACCCCCGCTTCACCGACCCCCGGACCGCCACCGCGCCCGGTTCGCTGCTCGCGCCCATGCCCGGCACCGTCGTACGGATCGCGGACGGGCTCGGCGAAGGCAGTGCCGTCACCGCAGGGCAGCCGCTCATCTGGCTGGAGGCCATGAAGATGGAGCACCGCATCACCGCTCCCGCCTCCGGCACGCTCACCGCGCTCCACGCCGTCCCCGGCAGCCAGGTCGAGGTCGGCGCGCTCCTCGCCGTAGTCACGGACACCGCCCAGGAGGACACATGAGCATCGTCGAAACGCAGGAACACCAGGACCTCCGTGCCGCCGTCGCCGCCCTCGGCCGCCGGCACGGCCGCGGCTTCGACCGCGACACCCTGTGGAGCGAGGCGGGCAAGCTCGGCTATCTCGGCGTCAACCTCCCCGAGGAGTACGGCGGCGGAGGCGGCGGCCTCGCCGAACTCTCCATAGTCCTCGAAGAGTTGGGGGCTGCGGGCTGCCCCCTGCTCCTCATGGTCGTGTCACCCGCCATCTGCGGCACCGTTATCGCCCGCTTCGGCACCGAGGAGCAGAAGCGCGAATGGCTCCCCGGTCTCGCCGACGGCTCCCGCACCATGGCCTTCGGCATCACCGAACCCGACGCCGGTTCCAACTCGCACCGCATCACCACCACGGCCCGCAAGGCGGACGACAGCGACGGCGGCGGCTGGATACTCAACGGCCGCAAAGTCTTCGTCTCCGGCGTCGACATCACCGACGCCACCCTCATCGTCGGCCGCACCGAGGACGCCAGGACAGGCTCGCTCAAGCCCTGCCTCTTCATCGTCCCGCGCGACGCGCAGGGCTTCCACCGCTCGCAGATCGACATGGAACTCCAGGCGGTGGAGAAGCAGTTCGAGCTGGTGCTGGACGACGTACGGCTGCCCGCCGACGCCCTCGTCGGCGACGAGGACGCGGGACTCCTCCAGCTCTTCGCCGGCCTCAACCCCGAACGCGTCATGACCGCCGCCTTCGCCCTCGGCATGGGACGGCACGCGCTCGACAAGGCCGTGGACTACGCGAAGACCCGCCAGGTCTGGAAGCAGCCCATCGGCGCCCACCAGGCCATCGCCCACCCGCTCGCCCAGGCGTACATCGAGATCGAACTCGCCCGGCTGATGATGCGCAAGGCCGCGCACCTCTACGACGCGGGCGACGACGCGGGCGCGGGCGAGGCCGCCAACATGGCCAAGTACGCGGCGGGGGAGGCCTGCGTACGCGCCGTAGACCAGGCCGTACACACCCTCGGCGGCAACGGGCTCACCCGTGAGTACGGTCTGGCCTCCCTCATCACCGCGTCACGCGTGGCCCGTATCGCGCCCGTCAGCCGCGAAATGATCCTGAACTACGTGTCCCACCAGTCCCTGGGTCTCCCCAAGTCGTACTGACGGAGACGTACGTGACGACGCGGCGAATCGGGACGGTTCACGACGATCACTGACGAGCCGTCAGGTGATCTTGCCGTGAACCTTATGTGTCTTGTATGTTCTCCACGAGTTCACTCTCGAAAGATTTTCGATCGGGGAGGACTCATTTTTTTGGGCGTTGGGGGCGTGCGCGCGCGCGATACCGCTGCTCCTGCTGTCCCGCCTGTTTTCCGGATTCACCTTCTACTGGGACACCGGCTGCGCAGGCGCCAGTTACCTCGCGTCGCGGAACTCCCAGTTCCTCACGTTCTACGGCAACAACAACGAATTCTCCTCCCTCAGGAAGACTGGATGCTGACAGTGGTCTCAGTCACCACGCGCCGTGCCGCCATCGTCGTTTCAACGATGGCGGTGCTGGGCGGGTGCTCGTCGTCGGGGGCCGGGGGAGGGGAGCCCGGATTGGGTTCCGTGCCGTCCCCCAGCAGTTTTGACGTGGCGCAGATCTCCACTCCGCTGGATGCGTATCTGCCCACGCCCGAGGAGAATTACACGCTGAAGAAAGCTCGCGTGCTGCTGGTGAATCAGTGCATGCGGAAGCTCGGCTATGCGGACAATCCGCAACCTCTGGGGAAATTCACCGGGGAAGCGTATCTGGGGCACACGGAGTTCCTCGTGGCGCCGATCCAGCAGGTGGAGCGGTGGGGCTACAAGAGTCCACCGGGCGCCGAGACGGGCAAGCAGGCGAGCGAGACCAGTTTCACGAAAAATGTGACGAAAATTCAGGGGCAACTGCTCTCGGGACGTATTAGCACCTTCAACGGCAAACCGGTTCCGGAGAATGGCTGTGAGGGCCAGGCTCTGCGCACCCTTACCAAGGGGGCCGAGACCGCACAGGAAGTCAAGCTTCCTGATGGTTCGGCGGCCGGCGCGGGCAAGGACGGTTTCGGCGAAGGCTTCGCCGAGATGGTGGTGTCCACGGCGCGTGGCAAAGCCATGGCCAAAGTTCGTAACGACAGCCGTTTCCAGAAGGTGACCACCGAGTGGTCGGACTGTATGGACAAGCAGGGTTATGACTTCGACAGCCCCAGCGCCGCCAATAACGACAAGCGCTGGGCGGATGCCACTCAGCCCGGCAAGGAAGAGATCGCCGTCGCTGTCGCGGACATGCGCTGCAAGCAGAAGGTCAACTACCTCGGTGTCGGCATCGCCGTTGAGTCCGCCTACGAGAAGCAGTTGATCGAAGAGGACGCCGAGATCCTCGACGATGCCAAGGACAAGACGGCCAAGTGGATTGAGAATGCGAACAAGGCGCTCAAGGAGAACTGACCGTGGCCGTTCCGCCGGGAGCGCGGACGGGAGCACCGAGGGCGGCGCCCTCGCCCGCCGCCGCAGGGTGTTGGTCGCGGTGGTGGTCGGCGCGGTGATTCTCTCCGGGGCGGGCATCGCGGCCTCGACGGTGATCAAGTCGCCTGCCCAAGTGGCTGCCGAGGCGGGCGCCCCGGAGCGGGATGTGCTGACCGCGCAGGTCGAGTCCCGGGTACTCAAGGAATCGGTGATCCTCCGGGGCAAGGTGGTGGCCGATCGCACCGTGACGATCTCGCCCTCCGCGAGTGTCGCGGAGGGCGCCGCGTCCATCGTCACCAAGCTGTCGGCCAAGGCCGGGGACAAGGTGGAGGCGGGGCGCGTTCTCGTCGAGATCTCCGGGCGTCCCGTCTTCGCCCTGCGCGGCGCCCTCCCTGTGTACCGGGATCTCAAGCCGGGGGCCAGGGGAGACGACGTCACGCAACTCCAGCAGGCGCTCGCCGGCCTCGGATTCGGTGGAGGTGGTGACCCGAAGGGGGAGTTCGGCGCGGGTACGCAGGCCGCTCTGGCCTCCTACTACGAGTCGATCGGCTACGACCCCCGCCCCGTCTCCGAGGACGGCCCCTCGCAGGTGGGGGCCGCGACGGAGGGCGTCACCGACGCCAACAGGGCGTTGCAGGACATACGGGCCGACGGCGCGTCGGACGCGACGGCCGTCACCCGCGCCGAGGAGGATCTGGCGAACGCGCAACGGGCACTGGACCAGGCGCGGCTTCAGGCCGGCGCGATGCTGCCCGCCTCCGAGGTCGTCGTACTCGACCGCTTTCCCGCACGTGTGGAATCCGTACGCCTGCGCGTCGGGGACGTTGCCGCGAGCAGTGTCATGACGATCTCCTCGGGGGCGCTCGCCGTTCAGGGAACTCTCACGTCGAGCCGTAAGAGTCTCGTCCGCACCGGTCACGTCGTACGCATCCTTTCGGAGCTGACGGGTGACGAGTTCTCCGGAGTGGTGACCGCGATCTCCGATCCCACGACAGCCGGTTCCGGCGAGGCGGGGGAGGGTTCGGACGGAGGCTCGGACGGAAGTTCCGAGGGCGGCGCGGACATGGGCGGCGGGGCAGGTCTGATCTCCCTGGTGAACGTCAAACCGGACAAGGAGATCCCCGCGGAACTGGCGGGGCAGGAAGTCCGGTTGACGGTCGAGGCGGCCACGTCCAAGGGCAAGGTGCTCGTCGTTCCGGTCACGGCCGTCTCCGCGGCCGCGGACGGCAGTACGGTCGTCACCGTGCTCGAGGAGAGCGGGGAGCAGCGTCGCGTCAAGGTACGCACCGGCCTCTCCGGGGACGGATATGTGGAGATCATCCCGGCCGCGAGAAGTGATCTGGCCGCGGGCGAGAAGGTGATCGTCGGCACCGAGAACTCCGCGCTGCCCGGCGAGGGCGCCGCCCCATGACCCGGGACCCGGTCATCGACTTCCGTGACGTGGGCCTTACTTACCCCGGGCCGCCGCCCGTGTGTGCGCTTCGCCCCACGGACCTGGTGATCGGCCGGGGAGAGTACGTCACCGTTGTGGGGCCGTCGGGGTCCGGCAAATCGACGTTCCTGAACATCGCCGGCCTGATCGACGTACCCACATCCGGCCGGTATCTGATCGACGGACTCGACACCGCGAGCCTCCGGGAGGCGGAGCGGACCAGTGTGCGCGGGCGCCGCATCGGTTTCGTCTTCCAGTCCTTCCATCTGCTGCCGCACCGCAGTGCGCTGGAGAACGTGCAACTGGCCATGGTCTACAACTCGGTGCCACATGCCGAGCGCCGTGGGAGAGCCCGTGACGTTCTGGCCCGCGTGGGGCTCGGCCACCGGGGCGACTCACTGCCCACCCGCCTGTCGGGAGGGGAGCGGCAGCGGGTCGCCATCGCACGTGCGCTCGTCGCCCGTCCTTCGCTGCTGCTGTGCGACGAACCCACGGGCAACCTGGACTCGGCCACCGCCGACTCGATCCTCGCGCTTCTTGACGATCTCCATTCGGAAGGCATGACCATCGTGGTGATCACGCATGATCCGTCGGTGGCGGGCAGGGGCGGACGCACTCTCTCGATCAAGGACGGGGTACTGGGTGAGGCCGTTCCGTCCAGCGCCGCGCAGGTGGGTCCATGACATCAGGAGGACGCCGCCGTCGCCCGCGACGGGCGGCTTCACGCGTCGAGCTGTCCCGCTTCGCCCCTCGTGACCTGCTCTCCGAAGCCGTGGCAGGCGTGCTCCAGCGCCCTGGGCGTTCGGCGCTCACGGCGCTGGGCACCGTCCTGGGCATCGGTACATTCGTCGCGATTCTGGGGCTGACGGCGACCACCTCGTCGCAGATCGATTCCCGCTTCAACAAGCTCACCGCGACCGAAGTCACCGTGGAGGATGTCGGGGACCCGGAGGACCCGCTGACGGGTACGTCCTTCCCTGACGACGCGGCCTCGCGTATCGAGGCCCTGAACGGCGTTGAGCACGCCGGTGTTTACTGGCCGGTCGCACTGGCGGAAGGTGAGGGAGTCCGTTCCGCGCCCGTCGGTGCCTCGGTGACGGAGAACGAGACTCAGGTGGTCGCGGCCTCCTCCGGTGTGCTGCGGGCCGCTGCCCCCACGCTCCAGCAGGGGCGGATCTTCGACAGTTACCACGAGCAGAGCGCGGAGCCTGTGGCCGTCATCGGTTCCGGTATGGCCGCGAGGCTCGGCATCACCACGTTGAGCACGCAACCCGCTGTCTTCATCGGCGACCGGCCGTTCACGGTTATCGGCATCGTCAGCGACGTACAGCGCAAGCCCGACCTTCTGCTGTCCGTAGTGATCCCGTCCACCGTGGCGGAGGACGGCTGGGGCGGGCCGGGCGCCGAGGCACCCGCCAAGATGCTGATCTCCACCGCTCTGGGGGCGGCGACCCAGATCGCGGACGAGGCACCGCTGGCCCTGGATCCCGCCCGACCCGGTCACTTCAAGGCCGTGCCTCCCCCGGACCCCAAGGCTCTGCGCTCGACCGTCAGCGACGACCTGAACCAGCTGTTTCTGCTGCTGGCGGCCATTTGCCTGGTCATCGGCGCGGTCGGGATCGCCAACACCACGCTGGTGGCGGTACTCGAGCGCACGGGAGAGATCGGTCTGCGCCGGGCTCTGGGCGCCCGCGGCCGCCACATCACCACTCAGTTCCTCGCCGAATCCGGGGCGCTCGGGGCGCTCGGCGGCCTGGTGGGGACATCTCTGGGCGTGATCACCGTGGTGTCCGTGGCCGCGGCACGGGAGTGGACCCCGGTCGTGCACCCGGTCGCGGTTCTCACGGCGCCCGCCATCGGCCTGGCGACCGGGCTGCTGGCCGGGCTCTACCCGTCCTGGCGCGCCAGCCTGATCGAGCCCGCCGAGGCACTCCGCCGGTGACCGTCGCGTACGGCGCGCGGCGTGCGGTCCGGCGCTCCAGCCGTGGTTCGCCGTCGTCGGGGTTCGAGGTCCGGTTGGCCGGCCGACGCGTTCGATCCGAAGGCACGGTCTCCATGACGAGGGAGTGGCCCGGCACGAGAGCGGGGGGCTTTCCTGGGGGCCGCGTCACGTTCCACACCTCCCACGAAGGGGGCATGCCTTCACGGCGGGTGGAAAACGCGTTGGCCGGGCGTAGTTGAGCTGCGAGGATGCCCCTGTTACCGGGGGAGGAATATTTCCGTTTTCGAGTTCGAGTGCGCCAGGTGCGGCGCCGTGCTGACCGCACCGCTGTCCCAGGTCGCCCTGCCGGTCCACGCCCACCAGATATACGGGAACGGGACGCAGCTCCCCGTGCTCATGGAGCCGGGCACCTTCGCCGTCGACCCGGAGCCCTGGGGGCCACCGTGGCGGATGTGGGAGGACATCGATCCGGACGAGGCGACGGCCCGTGGAATTCACGCGCCGGTCCACGCGCTGTCCGACGGCGCGCCCGGCACGATCGCCATCGCACCCGGAGACACCCGCGGCACTGTCCTGATCCCGGAGAACGGAAGCGGAGCCTGCTGCGGCCTCGGCGGGGGCGACGGGCCCAACATGGCCTGCGAGGCGTGCGGCCTGCCCGTGGCGACGCGGGTCGACGACTGCTCGCAATGGCAAGTGGTGTGGCTCGCCCCGAACGCCGTTCGCCGCCGCCTCGTCGACAACACCGGTGCCGCGCTTCGCTCCTGGGCCGAGCTGCTGGCGGCGGGCAGGAGCACGCCCCCGTTCGCGTCGATCCCCCGCTGGGGGGACCGGTCGGGCGGCCCGCACCACCACTGGGCATGGAGCCCGCAGTGGGAAGCGGCAGCCGGCCGGGCGCTCGCGCACCTCCTGGTGGCCTCGCGAGGCGGGCCGGTGACCGTCCCGTACGGCATGGTCGAGGAGGTGTTCCAACGCGCCCTCGACACCCTGCTCCCGACGGGCCCGGCGCCGCGCCGCGCCGTCCTGGCCGGCCCTGGGCTCCCCGTTCCCGACGCGCACGCCGACATGCTCATCGTGCCGACCCACCCCCAGACGGCGGAGGTCTGGGCCCCGGACGGCACGGCGACCTCCGCGTACCTGGTGCCGATGCCCTTCGGGGTGTGGCTGTGTCTGGCCTTCCCCGCGCCCCACCTGCCCATCCCCGCGTCCGGCGTCATGCCCGCCGGAGTCCTCCGCGACGACCCGCCCCTGCCGCGCGCCCATCACCGGTTCCGAGCCGACTGGAGAGTCTTCCAGCACACCCTGGTCCGGCTCCCGGCCGCCGGCGACCCGTGGCTCAGGAAAATCCTTGAGGATCGCACGCCGCACTCCTGCGTTTTTTAGCTCGGCATCGTGAGCAACTGGTCTGCGAGATGTGGGAGTTGCTTGCTTTGGGGCTGGAGGATCGCGACTCTCCGGCTGATGTGGTGACGGTACGGGAACCATGCATGCGCGCTTGATTGATTCCGTGCGCGCTGCCAGTCTCTGAACCCTCGTACACCGGACCGCGGAAGAGAGACGGAGACCACGTGACGCTCGTCGCGACCGCGCACGAGCGCGGCATCACCACCCTGACCCTGGACGCGCCGGCCAAGCGCAACGCCCTGTCGGCGCGGCTCGTCGGTGAGCTGGCCGACGCGTTCACCGGGTGCGCCAAGGATCCCTCCGTACGCGCCGTGGTCCTCAGCCACACCGGCACCACCTTCTGCGCCGGCGCCGATCTGAAGGAGCCGCCGAACCCGTACACCTTCGTCGCCCTCCTGCGGCAGATCGTGGAGCACCCCAAGCCCGTCGTGGCCCGCGTCACCGGCCATGTCCGGGCCGGCGGTCTCGGGCTGCTCGGGGCCTGCGACATCGTGATCGCCTCCACCGACTCGGACTTCGCCTTCACGGAGGTACGGATCGGAGTCGCGCCCGCCGTGATCTCGATGCCTCTGCTGCCCCGGATGACACCGCGCGCCGCCGCCCGCCACTACCTCACCGGCGAGACCTTCGACGCGGCCGAGGCCGTCACCGACGGGCTCGTCACCGAGGCCGCCGACGACGTCGACAGTGCGCTGACCCCGGTCCTGGACGCCCTGCGCAGGGGCTCCCCGCAGGGTCTGGCCGAATCGAAGAGGCTGCTGAGCGCGCGGGTGCTGGAGACCTTCGACCAGTACGCGGAGGACCTCGTCCAGCGCTCGGCGTCCCTCTTCGCCACGGCCGAGGCCCGCGAGGGGATGTCGGCGTTCCTCGAACGGCGGGACGCGGCATGGGTGCGGTGACCACCTCCAAGGAGCCCAAGCAGGACCGGAGCCGCGTCACCCGGCAGCGGCTGCTGGAGGCCGCCGTCGCCTGCCTCGCCGAGCACGGCTGGGCGGGCTCCACCGTCTCCGTCGTCGCCGAACGCGCCGGGGTGTCGCGCGGCGCGGCGCAGCACCACTTCCCCACCCGCGAGGACCTGTTCACCGCCGCCGTGGAGTACGTCGCGGAGGAACGCTCCACCGCCCTGCGCGCGCTCGCGCCGAGCGGTCCGACCCACCGCCGCGAGGTGGTCGAGGCGGTCGTCACGCTCTACACCGGGCCGCTGTTCCGGGCCGCGCTGCATCTGTGGGTCGCCGCGTCCGACGAGGAGCAACTGCGGCCCCGTGTCACCGAACTCGAAGCGCGGGTCGGCCGCGAGGCGCACCGTATGACCGTGGAGTTGCTGGGCGCGGACGAGTCGGTGCCCGGCGTACGCG
This window of the Streptomyces niveus genome carries:
- a CDS encoding ABC transporter ATP-binding protein, with product MTRDPVIDFRDVGLTYPGPPPVCALRPTDLVIGRGEYVTVVGPSGSGKSTFLNIAGLIDVPTSGRYLIDGLDTASLREAERTSVRGRRIGFVFQSFHLLPHRSALENVQLAMVYNSVPHAERRGRARDVLARVGLGHRGDSLPTRLSGGERQRVAIARALVARPSLLLCDEPTGNLDSATADSILALLDDLHSEGMTIVVITHDPSVAGRGGRTLSIKDGVLGEAVPSSAAQVGP
- a CDS encoding ABC transporter permease gives rise to the protein MTSGGRRRRPRRAASRVELSRFAPRDLLSEAVAGVLQRPGRSALTALGTVLGIGTFVAILGLTATTSSQIDSRFNKLTATEVTVEDVGDPEDPLTGTSFPDDAASRIEALNGVEHAGVYWPVALAEGEGVRSAPVGASVTENETQVVAASSGVLRAAAPTLQQGRIFDSYHEQSAEPVAVIGSGMAARLGITTLSTQPAVFIGDRPFTVIGIVSDVQRKPDLLLSVVIPSTVAEDGWGGPGAEAPAKMLISTALGAATQIADEAPLALDPARPGHFKAVPPPDPKALRSTVSDDLNQLFLLLAAICLVIGAVGIANTTLVAVLERTGEIGLRRALGARGRHITTQFLAESGALGALGGLVGTSLGVITVVSVAAAREWTPVVHPVAVLTAPAIGLATGLLAGLYPSWRASLIEPAEALRR
- a CDS encoding enoyl-CoA hydratase family protein translates to MTLVATAHERGITTLTLDAPAKRNALSARLVGELADAFTGCAKDPSVRAVVLSHTGTTFCAGADLKEPPNPYTFVALLRQIVEHPKPVVARVTGHVRAGGLGLLGACDIVIASTDSDFAFTEVRIGVAPAVISMPLLPRMTPRAAARHYLTGETFDAAEAVTDGLVTEAADDVDSALTPVLDALRRGSPQGLAESKRLLSARVLETFDQYAEDLVQRSASLFATAEAREGMSAFLERRDAAWVR
- a CDS encoding biotin carboxylase N-terminal domain-containing protein, giving the protein MISTLLVANRGEIACRVFRTCRERGIGTVAVFSDADADALHVREADAAVRLPGAAPADTYLRGDLIVKAALAAGADAVHPGYGFLSENAGFARAVLDAGLVWVGPPPEAIEAMASKTRAKELMAAAGVPLLAPVDPASATEADLPLLIKAAAGGGGRGMRVVRSLDTLAEEWEAARAEARSAFGDGEVFAEPYVERGRHVEVQILADAYGTVWALGTRDCSLQRRHQKVIEECPAPGLTAELRATLTDAAVAAARAVEYRGAGTVEFLLTPTGRAYFLEMNTRLQVEHPVTEEVFGVDLVALQLALAESAKLPPEPPAPYGHAVEARLYAEDPSQDWAPQPGRVHELTVRGVGEGGPSYGLRAYGLRAAWPAGAAATGPFGAGGAGATGPFGRAETGVGAVDPGRIGAQPPWPAGAVGPADASTRAVDPGRIGVVGAVGTGRPGPDAFGPSATGPAPGTRAPDAPEPAIAGHPRLRVDTGYGPGDSVGVHYDSMLAKVIAWAPTRAEAVRRLADALRRARVHGPVTNRELLVRSLLHPDFTGGLLDTGFYERHLTALTGPVADGGGRSAAVAAALADAVRRGHPVGGWRNLASQPQTKTYGEHEVRYHRTREGFRVEDDALRVVAVAPHRVSLEVDGVLRHFDVADHGDHVYVDSPAGSYRLRVHPRFTDPRTATAPGSLLAPMPGTVVRIADGLGEGSAVTAGQPLIWLEAMKMEHRITAPASGTLTALHAVPGSQVEVGALLAVVTDTAQEDT
- a CDS encoding acyl-CoA dehydrogenase family protein; translation: MSIVETQEHQDLRAAVAALGRRHGRGFDRDTLWSEAGKLGYLGVNLPEEYGGGGGGLAELSIVLEELGAAGCPLLLMVVSPAICGTVIARFGTEEQKREWLPGLADGSRTMAFGITEPDAGSNSHRITTTARKADDSDGGGWILNGRKVFVSGVDITDATLIVGRTEDARTGSLKPCLFIVPRDAQGFHRSQIDMELQAVEKQFELVLDDVRLPADALVGDEDAGLLQLFAGLNPERVMTAAFALGMGRHALDKAVDYAKTRQVWKQPIGAHQAIAHPLAQAYIEIELARLMMRKAAHLYDAGDDAGAGEAANMAKYAAGEACVRAVDQAVHTLGGNGLTREYGLASLITASRVARIAPVSREMILNYVSHQSLGLPKSY
- a CDS encoding peptidoglycan-binding protein, whose amino-acid sequence is MRTRRSRRTDRGRSAGSADGSTEGGALARRRRVLVAVVVGAVILSGAGIAASTVIKSPAQVAAEAGAPERDVLTAQVESRVLKESVILRGKVVADRTVTISPSASVAEGAASIVTKLSAKAGDKVEAGRVLVEISGRPVFALRGALPVYRDLKPGARGDDVTQLQQALAGLGFGGGGDPKGEFGAGTQAALASYYESIGYDPRPVSEDGPSQVGAATEGVTDANRALQDIRADGASDATAVTRAEEDLANAQRALDQARLQAGAMLPASEVVVLDRFPARVESVRLRVGDVAASSVMTISSGALAVQGTLTSSRKSLVRTGHVVRILSELTGDEFSGVVTAISDPTTAGSGEAGEGSDGGSDGSSEGGADMGGGAGLISLVNVKPDKEIPAELAGQEVRLTVEAATSKGKVLVVPVTAVSAAADGSTVVTVLEESGEQRRVKVRTGLSGDGYVEIIPAARSDLAAGEKVIVGTENSALPGEGAAP
- a CDS encoding TetR/AcrR family transcriptional regulator; amino-acid sequence: MGAVTTSKEPKQDRSRVTRQRLLEAAVACLAEHGWAGSTVSVVAERAGVSRGAAQHHFPTREDLFTAAVEYVAEERSTALRALAPSGPTHRREVVEAVVTLYTGPLFRAALHLWVAASDEEQLRPRVTELEARVGREAHRMTVELLGADESVPGVRETVQGLLDMARGLGLATLLTDDTQRRNRVVAQWARILEKVLD
- a CDS encoding acyl-CoA carboxylase subunit beta; the encoded protein is MTVLHSALDTTSPDYAEHRAEMLTKLADLGTEHAKALAGGGEKYVARHRKRGKLLARERIELLLDPDTPFLELSPLAAWGSDYPVGASMVTGIGVVEGVECVVTANDPTVRGGASNPWTLKKALRANRIAYENRLPLISLVESGGADLPSQKEIFIPGGALFRDLTRLSAAGIPTVAVVFGNSTAGGAYVPGMSDHTVMIRERSKVFLGGPPLVKMATGEESDDESLGGAEMHARHSGLADHFAVDEPDAIHRARRIVARLNHRKAYADPDPASVEPPKYDEDELLGIVPGDLKIPFDPREVVARIVDGSDFDEFKPLYGPSLVTGWATLYGCPVGVLANAQGVLFSAESQKAAQFIQLANQRDIPLVFLHNTTGYMVGKEYEQGGIIKHGAMMINAVANSKVPHLSVLMGASYGAGHYGMCGRAYDPRFLFAWPSAKSAVMGPQQLAGVLSIVASGSAAAKGKPYDEHGDAALRAMVEAQIESESLPAFLSGRLYDDGVIDPRDTRTVLGLCLSAIRTAPVEGVRGGFGVFRM